DNA sequence from the Rhizobium lusitanum genome:
CCCTTTTGACGCTTTTCGCCTTGGCTGCCATGTCGGCAACGGCGCTTGCGGCCGACATCAAGCCGGCGATCGTCTACGGCACCGGCGGCAAGTTCGACAAGTCCTTCAACGAAGCGGCCTATAACGGCGCCGAAAAGTTCAAGAAGGAAACCGGCATCGCCTATCGCGACTTCGAACCGACCGGCGACACCCAGGGCGAACAGGCGCTGCGCAACTTCGCCAGCAAGGGTTTTAACCCGGTGATTGCCGTTTCCTTCGCCTGGACCTCCGCTCTCCAGAAGGTTGCAGCCGAATATCCGAAGACCGAATTCGTTCTGATCGACGACAGTCTTGATCTGCCGAACGTCCGTTCCGTCAAGTTCAAGGAAAATGAAGGCTCGTATCTCGCCGGCGTCATGGCCGCTCTGTCTTCGAAGACCGGCAAGATCGGTTTCGTCGGCGGCATGGACATTCCGCTGATCCGCAAGTTCGAATGCGGCTACGAACTGGGTGCCCGCGCCGCCAATCCGAAGATCGAAGTCTTCCAGAACATGGCCGGCACGACCGGTGCTGCCTGGAACGACCCGGTTCGCGGCGGCGAGCTCACCAAGAACCAGATCGACCAGGGCGCAGACGTGGTCTACGCGGCTGCCGGCGCGACCGGCCTT
Encoded proteins:
- a CDS encoding BMP family lipoprotein produces the protein MKKSLLTLFALAAMSATALAADIKPAIVYGTGGKFDKSFNEAAYNGAEKFKKETGIAYRDFEPTGDTQGEQALRNFASKGFNPVIAVSFAWTSALQKVAAEYPKTEFVLIDDSLDLPNVRSVKFKENEGSYLAGVMAALSSKTGKIGFVGGMDIPLIRKFECGYELGARAANPKIEVFQNMAGTTGAAWNDPVRGGELTKNQIDQGADVVYAAAGATGLGVLQTAADNKKLSVGVDSNQNYLHPGSVLTSVVKRVDLAVYNAFSDSKAGKFTPGTQELGLKEEGVGVALDDNNKPLITPEIKSAIDKATADIIAGTIKVHDYTTDNACPKS